The Sorex araneus isolate mSorAra2 chromosome 9, mSorAra2.pri, whole genome shotgun sequence genomic interval TTCCAGAAACTGATGTCCACTCAACCTGCAGCTCAATTATGTAGGACATCCAGTATTTCACAATCAGTCTAAATCAACACATAAAACTTAGCTAAGCCTATTCAGAATAATATCGATGAAAAGGTCATGTGAACTTTTGGTTACTTCacagagagcttttttttttgtacttctaAATTATTTACAAGATATTTTGCAGCAGTCACCCCTCTTACCTGCCATACTTCTAAACCGTTAAGTGGTGCCATCAGCCTGGCAGTCTCCTGACTTAGTCATAAGCTTTTTCTTTGGTGAGTACTATaggtttcttctttttgtttagtttttgggttacacctagtggCGCTACAGGGACCAGGCAGtcccagggagtgaacccaggcctcccacgtgcaaagcatgcacttggcCTTTTGAACTTTCTCTCCAGCCAACATTCCTCTATAAAATGagttaaagggctggagagagagcacaacggTTAAGGCACCTGCTTAGCATGTGACCCTGATCTCAAACTCAAGCTGTGACCCTGATCTCAAGCTCTGCACTGCCATGGGTGGCCCTTtagtagagagccaggagagcCTCTGAGTATTGTTGTGTGtggcaaaaatagtaataataacaacaacaacaacaacaacaaaaataaagtagtTCAAGACAAATTTGTATCATACCAGATAAACATCACTAATTCCAGTATGTAATGATTCCTTTACTTACCAGTGGAAGGCTTTTTCCAGGAATGTTAGGGAAGTCATGGTGTTCGTTATGGTAGCCTACATTGAAGGTAAGCAAATTCAGAGGCCCGTAATATGAGTACGTTTCATGTCCCTTTAGGAACATGTAGTGTTCTGCAATAAAATGTCCAGAAATTGGGTGCAAACCTAGACCGAGTAAGGATGCTGACAACATGTAGACTAAAGATTTAATTCCGAAAACATAGTAAACGATAATGTCGAAGGCGATCTGGACGGCAGTGTTGATTAGTTCCAGGTTAGTAATGGGTTTGGGGTTGATGAACAGAGGCCGAAAAGCATAGAAGAGAGGCTGAAGGACGATCCAAATAAACTTTCTGAAAGTAGTACAGAAGAACCAGCCTTCAAAATCGGTTGGAATGTCCACATCAATGCCATCCCCTCCAAGGTATCGATGATGATCCATATGGTACCTCTTAAAGGAAATTGAGTATGGAACGCCGATAGGAAGATTAGCAAACATGCCAAACCAGCGGTTCCACATCGGTCTGCAGTTGCCAAAGGCGCTGTTGTGGGACACCTCGTGGATGGCCAGAGTCATTGAATGGTTAATGCAGCTGCCAAAGGCATATGCCCAGAACAAAACCCATTTCCAGTCCAGGTCCTTCACTAAATAAAATGCAACCAACTGGGTGAGAACCATCATAATTATAATCCAAATCAAGTTGGGGTCAGGTTTCATCAAGGATTTTATCTCTGGATACTTtgctgcaaaggaaaaaaaaatcaaaaatcaacacAGGAGGCAAAGATATACGagtaaaggagaaaaaacatACAAATTCCACAAGTATCACTAAACCGAAACTGTAATAccaattacttatttttttcttttcccagatCATTACACATCCTTCACTGTACATGAACTTAATACTGAGTATCATGTCACAACAAAtaggggaaaaaattattttttttggggggtgtcacacacagctgtgcttagggcttgctcctagctctgctctcagggatcagtcaGGCCATATGGGAATCCAGagagacacatgcaaggcaaatattctttctacctgctgtactactgttctggccCCAAACAGGAAATttaatgcagaaaaaaataagctTCAAAATCCAGATTCTCCACATTAACAATCACAAATAGGTTTTCTTattactcaaaaataaatttcctttcaCCCCTAATGATTccttatattaaatttataaaaatttggcTGGAGGGAACTCCTAAGCAGTGATCAGGGGTCCCTGTTGGCAGTTCAGTGCCAGGGCCCAAGGATGTAGTGCTGTGCAGgccctgcaatgctggggataCTCAGCCACTCAATGGTGCTCGGGacaggtggtgccggggattgaacaagggttggGTGATGTAAGGCATACAACCAatccctgtcctatctccccagcctgaaatttatcatttttacaaGGCTGTAATCAGAGTGTGATAAATCTAATCCAGGTGCCTGGCAGGGACTAGGAGTGGCATAGCGGTGAAGGCATGAGACCCAGGCTTGATCTGAGGAACtgtcaaaaccaaaaaagtcacACACACGTGTGACAAAACAACATGGACATAtgtaaagatacatatatatgcaatatacttgtatatattatacaaaaGAATACTTAGATCTCATAATTTCTTTTATGATGACTGATCACTAGAAGTTGACCCGCTGTAATTTCTGGATTTtcgtttgtttcttgggccacactcaaaagtgctcaggggctcttcctggctcacGGCTCAGGGAGTGCTGCAGGCAGTACTGAGCGGCCCTTTTGTGGGCACTGAAGTCTGGCCTCCCACACGCCAAGTAGGAGCTCACTGAGTTATCTAGCCAGCTGTGGGCAGTTGTAATTTCCGACttttagacatttaaaatttttgctaatGTAGGTTTCTTTCTGTTACCCGAAAATTACGATAATTTTCAAAGAATCCTATCAATTTGCAGTGTTATTTTCCctaaccattcttttttttccgggtgggggggtgggggtggtgctggggattgaagcaaaGCCTCCCACaacaaggcatgtactctactgTCTTCATTCTTACAAGAGCTCTGTACAGAGCTAATCTGTTTtcgaattttcttttcttctgagaATCTACATGCATACAGTCAAGTATTCTGGAAAAGGTCAACAATAAAAACTGCATTTTAGGCAAATGTCCTCTACGAGCAAGTAAAGATTCCTCTCTGTATCCAACCAGAGCTAGAAGGTCTTCAGTTTTATGGGTCGTTGAGTGTTAAACCCAGGATGGTGGCAGGAGGAGGGAACTGCTTCTTAGAACCAGTCATTTAGAATGATCTTGAAAAAACAGAGGGGAAAAGAGCAACTTTATCCTCTTTAAGTCTAAAATGAGAAATTTAATACAGGTTTAAAACGC includes:
- the DEGS1 gene encoding sphingolipid delta(4)-desaturase DES1 produces the protein MGSRVSREDFEWVYTDQPHASRRQEILAKYPEIKSLMKPDPNLIWIIIMMVLTQLVAFYLVKDLDWKWVLFWAYAFGSCINHSMTLAIHEVSHNSAFGNCRPMWNRWFGMFANLPIGVPYSISFKRYHMDHHRYLGGDGIDVDIPTDFEGWFFCTTFRKFIWIVLQPLFYAFRPLFINPKPITNLELINTAVQIAFDIIVYYVFGIKSLVYMLSASLLGLGLHPISGHFIAEHYMFLKGHETYSYYGPLNLLTFNVGYHNEHHDFPNIPGKSLPLVRKIAAEYYDNLPHYNSWIRVLYDFVMDDSISPYSRMKRHQKGEVFLE